One genomic window of Glycine soja cultivar W05 chromosome 9, ASM419377v2, whole genome shotgun sequence includes the following:
- the LOC114366942 gene encoding uncharacterized protein LOC114366942, with amino-acid sequence MVLSEAVSLLSPFFDEVTTVSAYFGEISWKGYLRLLLSFIIANGLHKITCRCSGSSLYRWNYFSYPWGCRNGARFAYQSCPNCCFSFSYPSLFNERSSNQSI; translated from the exons ATGGTATTGTCCGAGGCGGTTTCACTTCTCTCACCATTTTTTGACGAGGTCACCACTGTTTCTGCATATTTCGGTGAG ATATCTTGGAAGGGATACTTAAGGCTGTTATTAAGCTTCATCATCGCCAATGGTTTGCACAAAATTACTT GCAGGTGCTCTGGTTCAAGTCTATACAGATGGAACTATTTTAGTTACCCATGGGGGTGTCGAAATGGGGCAAGGTTTGCATACCAAAGTTGCCCAAATTGCTGCTTCAGCTTTTCATATCCCTCTTTGTTCAATGAAAGAAGTTCTAATCAATCTATTTAA